Below is a window of Janthinobacterium lividum DNA.
TATTTTCGATTCCAGCGAGGATTTTTTCTCCGGGTCAATGGAGTTGCTTTCTGGTACAGGGTTGGAATTCATGGCGGAAATTCCCAGTCTCGGCTACATAATTGAATTGTTATCTGCATCCCCTGATGTGACTATATTCTGAAAATTTCAGTGAAGTTTGATCTTGAGTAATGTATGTGCGTTTTCAATCAGTCTATATTTTCTATTGAAAGTATTATTGATTTTTATGATAAGAAATTTTTTCGGATGTGGAAGAATATCTGATTGGGCGCAGCCAGTCGGTGTAGCGCTGTCAAATCGATGGGCAAAAAAAAGCCACCATATCTGGTGGCTTTTTCTCGCGCGCTGCAATTTGCAGCGGCTATCCGTGATTAACGGTCGCCGTAGCTGCGGCGTGCGCCGTCGGTGCTGCGCGGATTGGAACCCTTGTAGCCGCCGCCGGTGCTAGGCGCGCCGTCTTTGCGTGGTGCGCCTGGTTTGCTGAACGTGCGTTGGGCTGGCTTTGCGCCGCCACGGTTGTCGCCTGGTTTCCAGCCGCCTGGACGGGCGCTCGAACGTGGGGCCGATGCCGTTTTCTTCGGCTCGAAACCTTCGATGACATTGACCGGGATCAATTGCTTGGTGAAGCGTTCGATGCGCTTGACGTTCATGCCTTCAGCGTGGTTCACCAGCGAAATGGCCAGGCCATTGCGGCCAGCGCGGCCGGTACGGCCGATGCGGTGGACGTAGTCTTCCGGGAACTTCGGCAGATCGTAGTTGAACACGTGGGTGATCGTTGGCACGTCGATACCGCGGGCGGCAACGTCGGTGGCAACCAGCACTTTGACCTGGCCGCGGCGCATGCCGTCCAGGGTGCGGTTACGCGCGCCCTGGTGCATGTCGCCGTGCAAGGCGGCAGCCGAGAAACCGGCGATGTTCAGACGGTCGGCGATGGTGTCGGCGTCACGCTTGGTGGCGGTAAACACAACAGCCTGGTCCAGCGTTTCGTCGCGCAGCAGGTGGTCCAGCAGGCGATTCTTGTGCGACAGATCGTCGACGAAGTGGACGCGCTGGGTGATGTTTTCATGCTTGTTGCTCGAGCTTGCCACCTGGATGACCAGCGGGTTTTTCGTGATGCGGCGGGCCATGTTACCGACGACGCCATCCAAGGTTGCCGAGAACAGCATGGTTTGACGGCCTTCTGGCGTCGCTTCCACGATCTTTTCGATGTCGTCGATGAAACCCATGTCCAGCATGCGGTCGGCTTCGTCCAGCACCAGGATTTCCAGTTGCGAGAAGTCGATCTTGCCCGAGTCCATGTGGTCGATCAGACGGCCAGGGGTAGCGACCAGAATCTCAGGATTCTTGGCCAGCAATTGCATCTGTTTAGGGTAAGGCATGCCGCCCAGGATAGACACGGCCTTGATGCGGCGGATGCCGGTGCTGTACTTGTCGGTGTTGGTCGTTACTTGCAGGGCCAGTTCGCGCGTTGGCGTCAGCACCAGCATTTTTGGCTGGGCAGCCTTGAAGCGTGGACGCTCGCCGCGGGCGCGCGATGCTTGCATTTCCTGATTTGGCGTCTTGCCGGCGGCGCTTTGTTCGGCGCTGGCCAGTTTGTGCAGCGATGGCAGCATGAAAGCTGCCGTCTTGCCCGAACCGGTCTGCGACGAGACCAGCAGATCACGGCCTTCGATCGCGGCTGGAATCGCTTGCGACTGTACCGCGGTTGGCGCGGTGTAGCCCGATTCGGTCAGAGCGGCGATGATGGACGGATGCAGGCCTAAGGATTCAAATGTCATTCTTTTCTTTCGTAAAAATCAGCGTTCTTGCAAAAAGCAGAACGCAAAATAGCAACGCCAACCAAAACGAAATGACTCAACTAGAAAGAAATTTCGGCACAAAAGCTTTGCGCCGGGACGGTGTCAGGTGCGACACACAAGGCGGGAGGGCTTTATAAGCGACATCCTGTGGATGCGCTAAGGCTTGCGAAGCTGCTAAGTTTGTAGTGCTGTACTGCGGTGTTGCCATCGCTTCAAGGGAACATATTGCAGCGCACAACGACACTATACCGTATTTGACGTCGTTTTGCACGGCCTAAATGGGAAGAAACGAAAGTCCTACCACGTTTTGCTGATGTTTCCTATGTGAAATCAGTAGGAATACGTAGATTTTGCTCGGTTGTGAGCATTGCCACGATGTCGGCGGGCGGCGGCGCTTGTTGCGTTTCCCCGGCAAGATTGATTTGCCGGGTTAGCTGCGCCACCGGAACAGGGAAACTGTGGCGGTATTTGCTCATCAGTTTATGCAGGTTTTGCCGCGAGAGGTTCAGCACCTGCGCTACCTACCGCATCACTCTACTTCGGGATTCACCGCCATTACTTGCGAAAATCCGCCATCGACGTAGGTAATCTCGCCCGTGATGCCCGACGCCAGGTCGGACAGCAAAAAGGCGGCCGTGTTGCCCACCTCCTCTATGGTGACATTGCGCCTCAGCGGGGCGTGCTCGGCGACAAAGCCCAGGAGTTTACTGAAATCCTTGATGCCGGACGCGGCCAGTGTCTTGATGGGGCCGGCCGAAATGCCATTGGCGCGAATGCCGCGCGGGCCCAGCGATTCGGCCAGGTAACGCACGGACGCTTCCAGCGACGCCTTGGCCAGGCCCATGGTGTTGTAGTAGGGCACGGCGCGTACGGCGCCCAGGTAAGTCAGGGTCAATACGCTGGCGCCCGGATGCAGCAGGGGCAGGGCGGCCTTGGCCATGGCGGGAAAACTGTAGGCGGAAATATCGTGCGCGATGCGGAAGCTGTCGCGCGACAGGCCGTCGAGGAAGTCGCCGGCGATCGCCTCGCGCGGCGCAAAACCGATGGCGTGCACGAAACCGTCGAGATGTTCCCAGTGATGCGCCAGATCGCTGAAGACGGCGCTGATCTGTTCATCGCTGGAAACGTCGCAGTCGAATATCAGTTCGCTGCCAAATTCCGCCGCAAATTCCGTGATGCGTTCCTTGAAGCGTTCGCCCACATACGTGAAGGCGAGAGTGGCGCCTTCGCGGTGGCAAGCCTTGGCGATGCCATAGGCGATGGAGCGGTTCGATAGCAAGCCCGTGATGAGGATTTTTTTGCCTTGCAAGAAAGCCATGACGACTCCTGTCTGGGTAGGTGGGCGGGGTGGGCGGATGTACAACCGGCCGCGACAGCAAAGCTGTGGCGGCCGGTCAGGTGCGTCAATACAGCTCAGGCGATCAGTGACGGGCTTTTGCTCTGTTGTTGCCACCGCCACGCTGGATGCGCGGTTTCACCAGGGAAATTGGCGCGGCTTGCACCTTGCCACCCTTGGCGGCGCGGCGCAGTGCCTTGGCGGCCCGTTCCGGACGGTCCGCTTCCAGCAACATGGTGGCGCTGTCGGCGATTTCCTGAGTGATGTCCTTGTTCATCGTGGCCGAGGTTTTCGGCACGAGGATGGTGGAGCCGGCGCGCAGACTGGTGCGCTGGGGAATGTTATTGGCCTGGCGCAGCACGTCGGCCGTGGTGCCGAATTTCGACGCCAGGGTTTCGATGCGTTCGCGCGCATTGGTGATCTTGTGTGTGGTCCAGCTCGACAAGGCGTGGCCCCATTGCGCCAGGTTGGTGGTGAACTTGGCGGCGTTTTCCTGTGGCAACAGAATCTTGGTCTTTTCGCCGCCGATGATGACGGGGCGGTTAAATTGCGGATTCAGGGCCTTGAATTCATCCATCGACAGTTCGGCCAGCTGGGCGGCAACGGTAATGTCGATGTCGCTGGTCTTGTCGATGGCCGTGAAATACGGCTGGTTGTCGACCACGGGCAGGGTCAGGCCGAACTGGGCCGGATTGGCGATGATGTTTTTCACCGCTTGCAGTTTCGGCACGTAGTTGCGCGTTTCGGCCGGCATCAGGTCAGCCAGGCTTTCGAAGTCGGTCGGCTTGCCCAGCGCCTGGTTTTTCTTGATGGCGCGCTGCACCGAGCCTTCGCCCCAGTTGTAGGCGGCCAGGGCCAGTTGCCAGTCGCCAAACATGTCATACAGGCGCTGCAGGTATGTCAGGGCCGCATCGGTCGAGGCCAGCACGCCGCGGCGCTCGTCCTTGAACATGTTTTGCTTGAGGTTGAAATCGCGTCCCGTGGCGGGCACGAATTGCCACATGCCGGCCGCATTGGCGCTGGAGAATGCTTGCGGGTTGAAGGCGGACTCGATGAATGGCAGCAAGGCCAGTTCCGTCGGCATGCCGCGCTTTTCCAGTTCCTGCACCACGTGGAAGATGTAGCGCGAGGCGCGCGCCGTGGTGCGGGCGATGTAGTCGGGGCGGGTGGCGTACCAGTTGACGTGATTCGCTACCAGCTGGTTGTTGATGTCGGGAATCGCATAGCCGCTGCGGATGCGGCCCCAGACGTCGGCTTCGCGCAGCGGATCGGAATTGTCGCTGAGGTTTTTCAGCAGACGGTCGGTCTTTTGCAGGCGGTTGTCGAGGGTGGGGAGTTTCGCCGTGACCTGGGCGGTCATCGGGATCAAGGCAGGTGCGGCGGCGGCGACTGGCGCGTTATCGCTCTCAACACCGGCTTCGTACGCCTGGCTGAGGGCGGGCGCAAGCGCCAGGGCCAACGCCGCCAGGACGGTAGATTTAAAGGAGTTTTCGTGCATAGTGTTCCATTGTTGTCGTCGGAGAAACATCGGACAGACCCATGATTCAGCTGCGAGTGTACGTATATCCACATGCCGGAGTCAAGAATTATGTCAGCATGATGACAGGAAATAAGCGGCAATAAGCGGGAGACGGCCGGGTTTCCATTCGCAAATGCTGTCATTATTGCAAATTTAATTTGCCCAATGCGTGATTCGGCCGCTGTTATAGCATACATGTCGAGGAGGGTGGCGCAAGCCTGGCAGCCGTTCAGTATGAGACTGCGCAAAGAGTGCGTACAATTTGGCTTTGGCCGGCCATTCGGCTGCCGGTCGCCTTATTGATAGAGAGTCATGCATATGAACACCCCGCCGCGCCACGACGACGACAATGCCGTCATCATCGCCAATACCGTTGCCTGGCTGGAAAAGGCCGTGATTGGCCTGAACCTGTGCCCGTTCGCCAAGGCCGTGCACGTCAAGAAGCAGATCCGCTATGTGGTGTGCGAATCGAGCAATCCGGAAGATTTGCTGGCGATGCTGATGGACGAGCTGCAAACCCTGGCCGACACGGATCCCGAGCAGATCGACACGACCTTGCTGATCCACCCGTACACCCTGAACGATTTCCTCGACTATAACGAGTTTCTCGATGTGGCCGACGCGGCCGTGGAAGACATGCACCTGGCAGGCGAACTGCAAGTGGCCAGTTTCCACCCGAACTACCAGTTCGCCGAGACGTTCGAGGACGACATCAGTAACTACACCAACCGTTCGCCCTACCCGACCTTGCACCTGCTGCGCGAAGACAGCATCGAGCGTGCCGTCGAGGCGTTCCCGGAAGCGTCGGAAATTTTTGACAAGAATATTGCCACACTGGAAGCGCTGGGCACCGAAGGCTGGGAAAAGCTTGGCTTGCCGAAGGTGTCCTGATGGCTGACAAGGAATTGCCGCCCCGTCCCGATACGCCCTGCGTGGCCGTGTGCTCGACGACGTTCGATGAAATCTGCCGCGGCTGCGGTCGTAGCGTAGTGGAAGTGGCCCACTGGGTATCGATGACGGATGAAGAGAAGGAAGTGGTGTGGGTGCGCATCCTGGCGCAAGGCTATCCGCGCCGGAATACTTAATAGCGACGCGATAGAGCAGTATCCCTCTATCGCGTCGACGCTGATTTGTATCAGAAACTGCCGATGAAGTCTTTCTTGCCGACTTCGATGCCGTTATGGCGCAGTATGTCGTACGCCGTCGTCGCGTGGAAGAAGAAGTGCGGCAGCGCGTAGTGGAACAGGTAGGTCTGGCCCGTGAAGTGCTTGGTCTTTTCGCCGCTGCCGGTGGTGATGGCGCGCGTTTCGCTGCCGTCGATGTCCGCTTGTGGCAGGCTTTCCAGGAAGGCGATGGTTTTCACGATGCGCGCTTTCAGCTCTGCAAAGCTCTGTTCGCTGTCTTCATAGGGGGCACGGCCACGCCGGCCAAGCGCGCGCCGCAGCCCTTGGCGAAGTCGGTGGCGATCTGGATCTGGCGCACGAACGGCAGCATGTCCGGGAACAGGCGGAACTGCAGCAGGGCGTTCGGGTCGATTTTCTTGTCTTGCGCGTGCGTTTCCGCCTTGTCCAGGATGGCGGCCAGGCTGCCCAGGATCTGTTTGAAGACGGGGATCGAAGCGGAGTAGATGGAGAAGGTCATGGTGGTTCCTCTAGATAAAGTGGCGCGATGATAGCAAGCTGCGCGTTTTTCTGCTGGCGTCGGCCGGACGCGCCGGTCTGCGTGTGGTTTTTCAACCCTGTTTATATGACATGAGGTGGCCGCTGGTGTGTGTTTATTGGTGACTTTTCCCGCTTTTTCCATGCATAATTGCCCCTGATAAAGTTTCTTCCCGCCTGACCACCCGAATTCCCCTGTAAAGTTCAATGATCGCCCGCCTGATCCCTGTCGCTCTGTTGCCGCATGTTTAATTCACCTTATCAGCGCCTGCGCGCCAGCCTGCGTGTGCTGTTCGGCTCGTCGATCTATGGCGCCTTGCTGCTGGTGGTATTCGGCGGCCTGGTCGTGCCCGCCATCTTCGGCAGCTATGTGCTGGTCGGCGTGCATGAGCGCCAGTCGGCGCGCACCAGCCTGAATGAGGCTTTGCAGCGCAATGCCGACATCCTGGCGCTGGGCATGCAGGAGTCGCTGTGGAACATGAATGCGGAATCGGCCCATTCGCTGGTCGAGTCGGTGATGCGCGACCGCGCTGTGCTGCTGGTGAAGGTGCTGGGGCAGGGCGACACGGAATTCATCAGCTTGCAGGCGCCGCAGCGGCCCGTGGGTAATTTGTACCGCGCCGAGCGCGACATCCTCGTGCGCGGCGAGCGCATCGGCCACGTTGTCGTCGAGATGGACGATGCGCGCAGCCAGCAGGAGCTGCGCGAAAAGCAGATATCCTATATTTTCGTGCTGGGCGCGCAGCTGGCCGTGTCGATGGCGCTGATCGTGCTGTTCCTGAACCGCCGCCTGCTCAAGCCCCTGCGCCGCCTGACGCGCTTTTCCGACCGGCTGTCGCACGGCGATTTCGACACGCCCCTGGCTTCGCACAGCAATGACGAGCTGGGACGCCTGACGGGCCAGCTAGAGCAAATGCGCGCGGCCATCGGCCAGCTGTTCGAGGATGTGGGCCAGCGCGAAGAGCGTTTCCGCACCATCGTCACGCAGGTGCCGGGCGCCGTCTTCCGCTACCGGCCCGATGGCCCCATCGATTTCGTCAGCGATGCCATCGAAGAGATTTCCGGCTATTCGGCGCGCCAGTTCATGCGCGGCACCACGCATGCCTGGGCCGACCTGATCTGCCCGGAAGACCGCCGCGAGCACCGCAGCGCCGTCCGTCAGGCCGTGCACGACGTACGGCCGTATGCGCTGGAATACCGCATCATCGACGCTTTCGGCATCGAACGCTGGGTGGCCGAGAATGGCCAGCCGCAGGCGGGCGAGCAGGGCGTCATCTGGGTCGACGGCATCATTGCGGACATCAGCCAGCGCAAGCACCACGAAATGCGCATCGAAGCGCTGCTGACGGAGCAGAGCGCGATCCTCGATAACGTGATGTTCGGCGTGATGTTCGTGCGCCACCGCCGCATCATTTCTGTCAATCGCCGCTGTGAGGAACTGTTCGGCTACGACCATGCCGAGATGACGGGCAGTTCGACCGCCATCGTGTTTACGAGTTCGTATGCGTTCGACGAGGCGGGCGAGCGCCAGTATCCGGCGCTGGGCATGGGCGGCGATTTCAGTGAGGAGCGCCAGTACAAACGGCGTGACGGGAGCCTGTTCTGGGCGCTGGTCAGCGGCTGCGCGCTCGATCCGCTGCGCCCCAACGAAGGCAGCATCTGGGTGTATGCCGATATCACGGCGCGCAAGGAAGCGGAAGAAAAGCTGCGCCTGTCGGCCACCGTGCTCGAATATATCGCCGACGGCGTGATGGTGGTCGATGCCTGCGGCATCATCGTCACCGTCAATCCCGCCTTCACGCAGATCACCGGCTATACCGAGGCCGAGGCGGTGGGCCAGCACTCTGCGCTGACACGCTCGGCGCGCCACGACGCGGCGTTCTACGAGGCCATGTGGAATGAATTGAAGGCCAGCGGTTTCTGGCGCGGCGAAATCTGGCATCAGCGCAAGAACGGCGA
It encodes the following:
- a CDS encoding DEAD/DEAH box helicase, whose protein sequence is MTFESLGLHPSIIAALTESGYTAPTAVQSQAIPAAIEGRDLLVSSQTGSGKTAAFMLPSLHKLASAEQSAAGKTPNQEMQASRARGERPRFKAAQPKMLVLTPTRELALQVTTNTDKYSTGIRRIKAVSILGGMPYPKQMQLLAKNPEILVATPGRLIDHMDSGKIDFSQLEILVLDEADRMLDMGFIDDIEKIVEATPEGRQTMLFSATLDGVVGNMARRITKNPLVIQVASSSNKHENITQRVHFVDDLSHKNRLLDHLLRDETLDQAVVFTATKRDADTIADRLNIAGFSAAALHGDMHQGARNRTLDGMRRGQVKVLVATDVAARGIDVPTITHVFNYDLPKFPEDYVHRIGRTGRAGRNGLAISLVNHAEGMNVKRIERFTKQLIPVNVIEGFEPKKTASAPRSSARPGGWKPGDNRGGAKPAQRTFSKPGAPRKDGAPSTGGGYKGSNPRSTDGARRSYGDR
- the fabI gene encoding enoyl-ACP reductase FabI, giving the protein MAFLQGKKILITGLLSNRSIAYGIAKACHREGATLAFTYVGERFKERITEFAAEFGSELIFDCDVSSDEQISAVFSDLAHHWEHLDGFVHAIGFAPREAIAGDFLDGLSRDSFRIAHDISAYSFPAMAKAALPLLHPGASVLTLTYLGAVRAVPYYNTMGLAKASLEASVRYLAESLGPRGIRANGISAGPIKTLAASGIKDFSKLLGFVAEHAPLRRNVTIEEVGNTAAFLLSDLASGITGEITYVDGGFSQVMAVNPEVE
- a CDS encoding transglycosylase SLT domain-containing protein, with amino-acid sequence MHENSFKSTVLAALALALAPALSQAYEAGVESDNAPVAAAAPALIPMTAQVTAKLPTLDNRLQKTDRLLKNLSDNSDPLREADVWGRIRSGYAIPDINNQLVANHVNWYATRPDYIARTTARASRYIFHVVQELEKRGMPTELALLPFIESAFNPQAFSSANAAGMWQFVPATGRDFNLKQNMFKDERRGVLASTDAALTYLQRLYDMFGDWQLALAAYNWGEGSVQRAIKKNQALGKPTDFESLADLMPAETRNYVPKLQAVKNIIANPAQFGLTLPVVDNQPYFTAIDKTSDIDITVAAQLAELSMDEFKALNPQFNRPVIIGGEKTKILLPQENAAKFTTNLAQWGHALSSWTTHKITNARERIETLASKFGTTADVLRQANNIPQRTSLRAGSTILVPKTSATMNKDITQEIADSATMLLEADRPERAAKALRRAAKGGKVQAAPISLVKPRIQRGGGNNRAKARH
- a CDS encoding DUF1415 domain-containing protein, with amino-acid sequence MNTPPRHDDDNAVIIANTVAWLEKAVIGLNLCPFAKAVHVKKQIRYVVCESSNPEDLLAMLMDELQTLADTDPEQIDTTLLIHPYTLNDFLDYNEFLDVADAAVEDMHLAGELQVASFHPNYQFAETFEDDISNYTNRSPYPTLHLLREDSIERAVEAFPEASEIFDKNIATLEALGTEGWEKLGLPKVS
- a CDS encoding DUF1289 domain-containing protein; translated protein: MADKELPPRPDTPCVAVCSTTFDEICRGCGRSVVEVAHWVSMTDEEKEVVWVRILAQGYPRRNT
- a CDS encoding EAL domain-containing protein; this translates as MFNSPYQRLRASLRVLFGSSIYGALLLVVFGGLVVPAIFGSYVLVGVHERQSARTSLNEALQRNADILALGMQESLWNMNAESAHSLVESVMRDRAVLLVKVLGQGDTEFISLQAPQRPVGNLYRAERDILVRGERIGHVVVEMDDARSQQELREKQISYIFVLGAQLAVSMALIVLFLNRRLLKPLRRLTRFSDRLSHGDFDTPLASHSNDELGRLTGQLEQMRAAIGQLFEDVGQREERFRTIVTQVPGAVFRYRPDGPIDFVSDAIEEISGYSARQFMRGTTHAWADLICPEDRREHRSAVRQAVHDVRPYALEYRIIDAFGIERWVAENGQPQAGEQGVIWVDGIIADISQRKHHEMRIEALLTEQSAILDNVMFGVMFVRHRRIISVNRRCEELFGYDHAEMTGSSTAIVFTSSYAFDEAGERQYPALGMGGDFSEERQYKRRDGSLFWALVSGCALDPLRPNEGSIWVYADITARKEAEEKLRLSATVLEYIADGVMVVDACGIIVTVNPAFTQITGYTEAEAVGQHSALTRSARHDAAFYEAMWNELKASGFWRGEIWHQRKNGELYLEWLTISAVRDARASTTHYVGVFSDITLVKESQEKLDHMAHHDPLTALPNRLLFHDRLQHALLCAAREQEQLAVLFIDLDRFKNVNDTLGHHVGDELLQKVAGQLAARLREGDTLARLGGDEFIVLLERIDGEYGATQVAEKLMTMFDQPFTVADHELFVTCSVGISLYPDDALDLNMLIRNADVAMYQAKARGRNGYRFYAPSMTGEGVERLRLETFLRRSIEKNEMFLNYQPQVEIETGRLVGVEALVRWNHPELGLVPPARFIPLAEDSGFINQLGKWVLDEACRQMMRWQAQGLHVPKMAVNLSVKQFERGSIAGMVAAILKETGLEPQRLQLEVTESVIMNTGDALGFINDLHAIGVGLAIDDFGTGYSSLAYLKQLPVQTLKIDRSFIKDISTDVNDEAIAIAIIQLGKSMQLSVIAEGVETEEQAAFLLRHGCKLAQGYFYSRPLLAQDMLERWIDHSLL